A single window of Streptomyces griseoviridis DNA harbors:
- a CDS encoding MFS transporter, which yields MSASVPAASDLPLRAPEGPGREPRHTLVLVVVLAAVLMVSMDNSILNVALKTLAEPAPVGLGADHGRLQWAVDSYTLAYAGLLLGSGLLGDRVGHKKLLIAGIALFGVASALSANARTPDQLIGLRALMGVAGSLIMPATLAIISAVFPGERRTRALGIWTAVVGVAVALGPIIGGALLERFWWGAVFLVNVPVVLVTLVAMFFVLPDTRRSGTAPARRMDLPGIALSGLGLLGVVYGVIKAGELNDWTGRDAGVPLAAGLALLVTFVLWERHVSQPALDMRYFRERGFAAAATSLGVLYFTLVGGTFVITFYLQSVRGYGPLVTGVCVLPLAASLIIFAPRVPKLVTRFGVRAVCTSGLAVMAAGLIGLATVDRATSIWVFEAYLFVFGAGTAHVHPPSTGTIVSAMPAEESGAASAVNNTFRQVGASLGAAVLGSVLNAAYHTRIGPAVDGLGEGREGQASGSVAGTLQVADDLAAHGRDLQAHTVAQAAYGGFVQAMRITWVTAAVVVLVTTVIVYLVMPGRTADA from the coding sequence GTGAGCGCATCCGTCCCCGCCGCGTCCGACCTGCCGCTCCGGGCCCCCGAAGGACCCGGCCGCGAGCCACGCCACACCCTGGTGCTCGTCGTCGTCCTGGCCGCCGTCCTGATGGTGTCGATGGACAACTCCATCCTCAACGTGGCCCTGAAGACCCTCGCCGAGCCCGCGCCCGTCGGCCTGGGCGCCGACCACGGCCGGCTCCAGTGGGCCGTCGACTCCTACACCCTCGCCTACGCGGGCCTCCTGCTGGGCTCGGGGCTGCTGGGCGACCGGGTCGGCCACAAGAAGCTGCTCATCGCGGGCATCGCCCTCTTCGGCGTCGCCTCCGCCCTGTCGGCGAACGCGCGGACCCCGGACCAACTGATCGGCCTGCGCGCCCTCATGGGGGTCGCCGGGTCCCTCATCATGCCCGCGACCCTGGCCATCATCTCCGCGGTCTTCCCCGGCGAGCGGCGCACCAGGGCGCTGGGCATCTGGACCGCCGTGGTCGGCGTGGCCGTCGCCCTCGGACCGATCATCGGCGGCGCGCTGCTCGAACGGTTCTGGTGGGGCGCGGTGTTCCTGGTCAACGTTCCTGTCGTGCTCGTCACCCTCGTCGCGATGTTCTTCGTCCTGCCGGACACCCGGCGCTCCGGCACCGCCCCCGCCCGCCGGATGGACCTCCCGGGCATCGCGCTGTCGGGACTCGGCCTGCTCGGCGTGGTCTACGGGGTGATCAAGGCCGGTGAACTGAACGACTGGACGGGCCGGGACGCGGGAGTGCCGCTCGCCGCGGGCCTCGCGCTGCTCGTCACGTTCGTCCTGTGGGAGCGGCACGTGAGCCAACCGGCCCTGGACATGCGGTACTTCAGGGAGCGCGGCTTCGCGGCGGCGGCGACCTCGCTGGGCGTGCTCTACTTCACGCTGGTCGGCGGCACCTTCGTGATCACCTTCTATCTGCAGAGCGTGCGCGGCTACGGCCCGCTGGTCACCGGCGTCTGCGTGCTGCCGCTGGCGGCCTCGTTGATCATCTTCGCGCCGCGGGTGCCGAAGCTCGTCACCCGGTTCGGGGTGCGCGCCGTCTGCACCTCGGGGCTGGCGGTCATGGCGGCCGGTCTGATCGGACTGGCCACGGTCGACCGGGCCACCTCGATCTGGGTCTTCGAGGCGTATCTGTTCGTCTTCGGCGCCGGCACCGCGCATGTGCACCCGCCGTCGACCGGGACGATCGTGTCCGCGATGCCGGCCGAGGAGTCGGGCGCGGCCTCCGCGGTGAACAACACCTTCCGGCAGGTCGGGGCCTCGCTCGGGGCCGCCGTCCTCGGCTCCGTGCTCAACGCCGCCTACCACACCAGGATCGGCCCGGCGGTCGACGGCCTGGGGGAGGGCCGGGAGGGGCAGGCGAGCGGATCGGTCGCGGGCACCCTCCAGGTCGCCGACGACCTCGCGGCCCACGGCCGGGACCTCCAGGCGCACACGGTCGCGCAGGCCGCGTACGGCGGGTTCGTGCAGGCCATGCGGATCACCTGGGTGACGGCGGCCGTGGTGGTGCTGGTCACGACGGTGATCGTGTACCTGGTGATGCCGGGGCGGACGGCGGACGCCTGA
- the rox gene encoding rifampin monooxygenase: MIDVIVVGGGPTGLMLASELRLHGVDVVVLERLTEPTGQSRGQGLHTRSVEIMDQRGLLDRFLAVSKKFQVGGFFGGVHKPWPERLDTAHPYGLATQQPVTERLLLERAVELGADIRRGREVVGLSQDDDGVRVELADGTALRSRYAVGCDGARSRVRGLLGVGFPGEPARVETLLGEMELTEDPATIAAVGEEVRKTQLRFGAMPLGDGFYRVVVPADGVAEDREEAPTLDDFRRQLRAFSGTDFGARSPRWLSRFGDATRLVERYRVGRVLLAGDAAHVHPPTGGQGLNLGVQDAFNLGWKLAAEVNGWAPGDLLDSYHAERHPVGAAVLDNTRAQMTLLGSDPGAVALRALLSRLLDFDEANAYVTGMITAVGVRYDLGEGHELLGRRLRDVRLKQGRLYELQHAGRGLLLDQTGRLSVAGWADRVDLVADVIDDLDVREELDAPAVLLRPDGHVAWVGDEGQPGLQDALARWFGAPRDARGREADG, translated from the coding sequence ATGATTGACGTGATCGTGGTCGGGGGCGGACCGACCGGCCTGATGCTGGCGTCCGAGCTGCGGCTGCACGGTGTGGACGTGGTCGTGCTCGAACGGCTGACCGAGCCGACCGGGCAGTCCCGCGGGCAGGGTCTGCACACCCGCAGTGTCGAGATCATGGACCAGCGCGGGCTGCTGGACCGGTTCCTCGCGGTGAGCAAGAAGTTCCAGGTCGGCGGGTTCTTCGGGGGCGTCCACAAGCCGTGGCCCGAACGGCTCGACACGGCCCACCCCTACGGCCTCGCCACCCAGCAGCCGGTCACCGAGCGGCTGCTCCTGGAGCGCGCCGTCGAACTCGGCGCCGACATCAGGCGCGGCCGCGAGGTGGTCGGGCTGAGCCAGGACGACGACGGCGTGCGCGTCGAGCTGGCGGACGGCACGGCGCTGCGCTCCCGCTACGCCGTCGGCTGCGACGGCGCCCGCAGCCGGGTGCGGGGGCTGCTCGGCGTCGGGTTCCCCGGCGAGCCCGCCCGGGTGGAGACGCTGCTGGGCGAAATGGAGCTGACCGAGGACCCGGCGACGATCGCCGCCGTCGGCGAGGAGGTCAGGAAGACCCAGCTGCGGTTCGGCGCCATGCCCCTCGGGGACGGCTTCTACCGGGTCGTCGTACCGGCCGACGGGGTGGCCGAGGACCGGGAGGAGGCGCCCACCCTCGACGACTTCCGGCGCCAGCTGCGGGCCTTCTCGGGCACGGACTTCGGGGCCAGGTCGCCGCGCTGGCTCTCCCGGTTCGGTGACGCCACCCGGCTGGTCGAGCGCTACCGGGTGGGCCGGGTGCTGCTCGCGGGCGACGCGGCGCACGTGCACCCGCCGACCGGCGGTCAGGGCCTCAACCTCGGTGTCCAGGACGCGTTCAACCTCGGCTGGAAGCTGGCCGCCGAGGTGAACGGCTGGGCGCCGGGGGACCTGCTCGACAGCTACCACGCGGAGCGGCACCCGGTCGGCGCCGCCGTCCTCGACAACACCCGTGCGCAGATGACCCTGTTGGGCTCGGACCCGGGCGCGGTCGCGCTGCGCGCGCTGCTCTCCCGGCTGCTGGACTTCGACGAGGCGAACGCGTACGTGACCGGGATGATCACCGCGGTCGGGGTCCGCTACGACCTCGGGGAAGGCCATGAACTCCTCGGGCGGCGGCTCCGTGACGTACGGCTGAAGCAGGGCCGTCTGTACGAACTCCAGCACGCGGGCCGGGGGTTGCTCCTCGACCAGACCGGGCGGCTCTCGGTGGCGGGCTGGGCCGACCGGGTCGATCTGGTCGCCGATGTCATCGACGACCTCGACGTCCGCGAGGAACTGGACGCCCCCGCCGTGCTGTTGCGGCCCGACGGCCATGTGGCGTGGGTGGGTGACGAGGGGCAGCCGGGTCTCCAGGACGCCCTGGCACGGTGGTTCGGCGCTCCCCGCGACGCGCGCGGCCGGGAGGCCGACGGGTAG
- a CDS encoding putative leader peptide translates to MRRLESAVDGVSRTPRPSPLLTSRLHIDLLRVCSAIDPLA, encoded by the coding sequence ATGAGGCGCCTTGAGTCGGCCGTCGACGGTGTGAGCCGCACACCTCGGCCGTCGCCGCTGCTGACCTCCCGCCTGCACATCGATCTGCTGCGTGTGTGCAGCGCGATCGACCCCCTGGCCTGA
- a CDS encoding glutathione S-transferase C-terminal domain-containing protein, whose product MTVTPLSAHAATHATARTAPAFRGRIGRDARSGHYAVPGRYRLHLSTACPDGLRIAVVHSLLGLDTDCPATFLPAVPADPERGHAVLRPLYEASAHRYPGPALGPVLSDSWSGRIVSTHTPDITRDLSRFGGAGPAPYPCGAESEIEAVERMCRQGVDEAAQRAGAAEGGQAERDAALGTLLETLGALDRWLDGRAYMIRDQVTAADVEVWTTLVQLDTVHRQHLDATAVHRIADHPALWSYARAITAHPAFGGHLDLAGIERRHRARCQGLESAGAAVQILDWTAHTTRP is encoded by the coding sequence ATGACCGTCACACCGCTGTCCGCCCACGCCGCCACCCACGCCACCGCCAGGACCGCGCCCGCCTTCCGGGGCCGGATCGGGCGGGACGCGCGCAGCGGCCACTACGCCGTTCCCGGCCGCTACCGGCTGCACCTGTCGACCGCCTGTCCCGACGGCCTCCGCATCGCCGTCGTGCACAGCCTGCTCGGACTCGACACCGACTGTCCGGCCACCTTCCTGCCCGCCGTCCCCGCCGACCCCGAGCGCGGCCACGCCGTCCTGCGCCCGCTCTACGAGGCCAGCGCCCACCGCTACCCCGGGCCCGCCCTCGGACCCGTGCTCAGCGACTCCTGGTCCGGACGGATCGTCAGCACCCACACCCCCGACATCACGCGCGACCTCTCCCGCTTCGGCGGCGCGGGGCCCGCCCCCTACCCGTGCGGCGCCGAGTCGGAGATCGAGGCCGTCGAGCGGATGTGCCGGCAGGGCGTCGACGAGGCGGCGCAGCGGGCCGGGGCCGCCGAGGGCGGACAGGCCGAACGGGACGCGGCGCTCGGCACGTTGCTGGAGACGCTCGGCGCGCTCGACCGCTGGCTCGACGGGCGCGCGTACATGATCAGGGACCAGGTCACCGCCGCCGACGTCGAGGTCTGGACGACCCTCGTCCAGCTCGACACCGTGCACCGCCAGCACCTCGACGCCACCGCCGTCCACCGCATCGCCGACCACCCCGCGCTCTGGTCCTACGCCCGCGCGATCACCGCCCACCCGGCCTTCGGCGGCCACCTCGACCTGGCCGGCATCGAACGCCGCCACCGCGCCCGCTGCCAGGGCCTCGAGTCCGCGGGAGCCGCCGTCCAGATCCTCGACTGGACGGCGCACACCACCCGTCCGTAG
- a CDS encoding amino acid ABC transporter permease, translated as MSEPPGAAVSLAEAPAADTPSETLTAQRVVPLRRPGRWIATAVVLVLVAQFAHGLATNPFYQWDRFGYWFLRPTILDGLLITLQVTAYSAVLGLLGGILLALARLSRSPVLRAVSWTYVWALRSIPLIVVLIFLYNFSALYRTLSIGLPFGPAFFSFDESRLATDMVVAVIGLSLNEAAYAAEVVRGGILSVDQGQHEASSALGLPKGYQFTRIVLPQALRSITPNYVNQLIGLVKSTSLVFYVSLLDLFGTVQTMGSTYPGDIVPLLLVVTVWYLILTSLVSVVQFYVERHYARGATRSLPPTPVQKIRSALRDLRERARREAAV; from the coding sequence ATGAGTGAACCCCCAGGCGCCGCCGTGTCCCTCGCCGAGGCACCGGCGGCCGACACACCGTCAGAAACCCTCACCGCACAGCGCGTCGTACCGCTGCGCAGACCGGGACGCTGGATCGCCACCGCCGTCGTACTGGTCCTGGTGGCCCAGTTCGCGCACGGACTCGCCACCAACCCGTTCTACCAATGGGACCGCTTCGGCTACTGGTTCCTGCGGCCCACGATCCTCGACGGGCTCCTCATCACCCTCCAAGTCACCGCCTACAGCGCGGTGTTGGGACTCCTCGGCGGCATCCTGCTGGCCCTCGCCCGGCTGTCGCGGAGCCCGGTGCTGCGCGCCGTCAGCTGGACCTACGTCTGGGCCCTGCGCTCCATCCCGCTCATCGTCGTCCTGATCTTCCTCTACAACTTCAGTGCCCTGTACCGGACGTTGAGCATCGGCCTCCCCTTCGGACCCGCCTTCTTCTCCTTCGACGAGTCACGGCTCGCCACCGACATGGTCGTCGCCGTCATCGGACTCAGCCTCAACGAGGCCGCCTACGCCGCCGAGGTGGTGCGCGGCGGGATCCTCTCCGTCGACCAGGGACAGCACGAGGCGTCCTCCGCGCTCGGGCTCCCCAAGGGCTACCAGTTCACCAGGATCGTCCTGCCGCAGGCCCTGCGCTCCATCACCCCGAACTACGTCAACCAGCTGATCGGCCTGGTCAAGAGCACCTCGCTGGTCTTCTACGTCTCGCTCCTCGACCTGTTCGGGACCGTCCAGACGATGGGCTCCACCTACCCCGGCGACATCGTGCCGCTGCTCCTGGTGGTCACCGTCTGGTACCTGATCCTGACCAGCCTGGTCTCCGTCGTCCAGTTCTACGTCGAGCGGCACTACGCCAGGGGCGCCACCCGGTCGCTGCCGCCGACACCCGTACAGAAGATCCGCTCCGCCCTGCGGGACCTGCGGGAGCGCGCACGCCGGGAGGCCGCCGTATGA
- a CDS encoding amino acid ABC transporter ATP-binding protein — protein sequence MSTGTPTVTPAAVEVHGVHKWYGALRVLDGVDLTVRPGEVTVILGPSGSGKSTLLRVINHLEKPEIGYVSVNGELIGVRRQGERLKELSERAILTQRSRIGFVFQNFNLFPHLTVLDNVAAAPVATGRLAKPEALALARELLDRVGLADRTGAYPRQLSGGQQQRVAIARALALRPGVILFDEPTSALDPELVGEVLAVIKDLATSGTTLVIVTHEVGFAREVADRVVFIDGGRIVEQGPPSEVLDRPRHERTRDFLSKVL from the coding sequence ATGAGCACGGGCACACCGACCGTGACCCCCGCCGCCGTCGAGGTGCACGGCGTGCACAAGTGGTACGGCGCGCTGCGCGTCCTGGACGGCGTCGACCTGACCGTGCGGCCGGGCGAGGTCACCGTGATCCTCGGACCGTCCGGCTCAGGGAAGTCCACCCTGCTGCGCGTCATCAACCATCTGGAGAAGCCGGAGATCGGATACGTCAGTGTCAACGGCGAGTTGATCGGCGTGCGCCGGCAGGGCGAGCGGCTGAAGGAGCTGAGCGAGCGCGCCATCCTGACCCAGCGCTCCCGGATCGGATTCGTCTTCCAGAACTTCAACCTCTTCCCGCACCTGACCGTCCTGGACAACGTCGCCGCCGCCCCGGTCGCCACCGGCAGGCTCGCCAAGCCCGAGGCGCTCGCGCTCGCCCGTGAACTCCTCGACCGGGTCGGCCTCGCGGACCGCACCGGCGCCTACCCGAGGCAGCTCTCCGGCGGCCAGCAGCAGCGCGTGGCCATCGCCCGCGCGCTCGCCCTGCGCCCCGGAGTCATCCTCTTCGACGAGCCGACCTCCGCCCTCGACCCCGAGCTGGTCGGTGAAGTCCTCGCCGTCATCAAGGACTTGGCGACCAGCGGCACCACCCTGGTGATCGTCACCCACGAGGTCGGGTTCGCCCGCGAGGTCGCCGACCGGGTCGTCTTCATCGACGGCGGCCGGATCGTCGAACAAGGCCCGCCGTCCGAGGTCCTCGACCGCCCGCGGCACGAACGGACCCGGGACTTCCTGAGCAAGGTCCTCTGA
- a CDS encoding GNAT family N-acetyltransferase, which yields MSTAPAPATAPSPAPATAPAPAAPGSDLLTPAPSDLQDDPGDPSHPLDNPAWAALTGPHAHFAERVGRAARYPADVAPFHAVSDPRDPRAWADLARLVGPGGIASVRGVTGGPAGWETVRTGYGVQLVDTALRAEDDPEAVRLGPDDVPEILDLVARTEPGPYLPRTVELGTYLGIRRHGRLIALAGERLRPAGWTEISAVCTDPAHRGQGLATRLVRAVAAGVRARGEQPFLHAAADNTDAIRLYESIGFTLRRRTVFTRVRRTAAAEPAGTSAPSERPRAIRAAAQEETA from the coding sequence ATGTCCACCGCACCCGCCCCGGCCACCGCACCCTCACCCGCCCCGGCCACCGCACCCGCACCCGCCGCACCCGGCTCCGACCTCCTCACCCCGGCCCCCTCCGACCTCCAGGACGACCCGGGCGACCCCTCCCACCCCCTCGACAACCCCGCCTGGGCCGCGCTCACCGGCCCGCACGCCCACTTCGCCGAACGCGTCGGCCGCGCCGCCCGCTACCCCGCCGACGTGGCCCCCTTCCACGCCGTCTCCGACCCCCGCGACCCCCGGGCCTGGGCCGACCTGGCGCGACTCGTCGGTCCCGGCGGCATCGCCTCCGTGCGCGGGGTGACCGGCGGCCCGGCCGGCTGGGAGACCGTGCGCACCGGGTACGGCGTCCAGCTCGTCGACACCGCGCTGCGCGCCGAGGACGACCCCGAGGCCGTCCGCCTCGGACCCGACGACGTGCCGGAGATCCTCGACCTCGTCGCCCGCACCGAACCCGGCCCCTACCTGCCCCGCACCGTCGAGCTGGGCACCTACCTCGGCATCCGGCGGCACGGCCGGCTGATCGCGCTGGCCGGGGAGCGGCTGCGGCCGGCCGGCTGGACCGAGATCAGCGCGGTCTGCACCGACCCGGCCCACCGCGGCCAGGGTCTCGCCACCCGCCTGGTCCGCGCGGTCGCCGCGGGCGTCAGGGCCCGCGGCGAGCAGCCGTTCCTGCACGCGGCGGCCGACAACACCGACGCGATCCGGCTCTACGAGTCGATCGGCTTCACGCTCCGCCGCCGGACCGTCTTCACCCGGGTCCGCCGCACGGCAGCCGCGGAGCCCGCCGGGACGTCCGCACCGTCCGAGCGACCGCGCGCGATCCGGGCCGCCGCGCAGGAAGAAACCGCGTAG
- a CDS encoding putative leader peptide, with translation MTRVLCVRALNPRRRVRLTSRPHIDLQRVAGALCCS, from the coding sequence ATGACCCGCGTGCTCTGTGTCCGCGCCCTGAACCCGCGCCGTCGCGTGCGCCTCACCTCCCGGCCGCACATCGACCTCCAGCGCGTGGCCGGCGCGCTCTGTTGCTCCTGA
- a CDS encoding LLM class flavin-dependent oxidoreductase, with protein sequence MSPTPSTHSTSSTSPSSPLHLAVALDGTGWHPASWREPVARPRDLFTAGYWADLVAEAERGLLDFVTIEDGLGLQSSRYGEPDGRTDQVRGRLDAVLIASRVAPLTRHIGLVPTVVTTHTEPFHLSKAIATLDYVSTGRAGLRVQVTARPFEADHFGRRVIPPFEDYDRPAVTELFEEAADYVEVVRRLWDSWEDDAEIRDVATGRFVDRAKLHYIDFEGAYFSVKGPSITPRPPQGQPLVTALAHQSAPYRLVGRQADVGYVTPHDTGQARAIVAEIRAEQERAGRAGQPLHVFGDLVVFLDDERSAAEDRRDRLDALAGEPYTSDALVFAGTASQLADLLQEFAEAGLSGFRLRPAVAGHDLPAVTRALVPELQRRGAFRTAYRADTLRGNLGLDRPANRYAAA encoded by the coding sequence GTGTCCCCGACACCCTCGACGCACTCGACCAGTTCGACGTCGCCGTCCTCCCCTCTGCATCTCGCCGTCGCGCTCGACGGCACCGGCTGGCACCCCGCCTCCTGGCGTGAGCCGGTGGCCAGGCCCCGGGACCTGTTCACCGCCGGATACTGGGCCGACCTCGTCGCCGAGGCCGAGCGCGGACTGCTCGACTTCGTGACCATCGAGGACGGACTCGGCCTCCAGTCCTCCCGCTACGGCGAGCCGGACGGCCGCACCGACCAGGTCCGCGGCCGGCTCGACGCCGTTCTCATCGCGTCCCGGGTGGCGCCCCTGACCCGGCACATCGGCCTGGTGCCGACCGTGGTGACCACCCACACCGAGCCGTTCCACCTCTCCAAGGCGATCGCCACCCTCGACTACGTGAGCACCGGCCGCGCCGGGCTGCGCGTGCAGGTCACCGCGCGCCCCTTCGAGGCCGACCACTTCGGGCGCCGGGTGATCCCGCCCTTCGAGGACTACGACCGCCCCGCCGTCACCGAACTCTTCGAGGAGGCCGCCGACTACGTCGAGGTCGTGCGCCGGCTCTGGGACAGTTGGGAGGACGACGCGGAGATCAGGGACGTCGCCACCGGACGCTTCGTCGACCGCGCGAAACTCCACTACATCGACTTCGAGGGCGCGTACTTCAGCGTCAAGGGCCCCTCCATCACCCCGCGTCCGCCGCAGGGCCAGCCGCTCGTCACCGCCCTCGCCCACCAGAGCGCCCCCTACCGGCTCGTGGGCCGCCAGGCCGACGTCGGCTACGTCACCCCGCACGACACAGGACAGGCCCGCGCGATCGTCGCCGAGATCCGCGCCGAACAGGAGCGGGCCGGACGCGCGGGACAACCCCTGCACGTCTTCGGCGACCTGGTGGTCTTCCTCGACGACGAGCGGAGCGCGGCCGAGGACCGCCGCGACCGCCTCGACGCGCTGGCCGGCGAGCCGTACACCAGCGACGCCCTCGTCTTCGCCGGGACGGCGTCCCAACTGGCCGACCTGTTGCAGGAGTTCGCCGAGGCCGGGCTCAGCGGGTTCAGGCTGCGGCCGGCCGTCGCCGGACACGACCTGCCCGCCGTCACCCGGGCGCTGGTCCCCGAACTCCAGCGCCGGGGCGCCTTCCGCACCGCGTACCGGGCCGACACCCTGCGCGGGAACCTGGGCCTCGACCGGCCCGCCAACCGCTACGCCGCCGCCTGA
- a CDS encoding NtaA/DmoA family FMN-dependent monooxygenase (This protein belongs to a clade of FMN-dependent monooxygenases, within a broader family of flavin-dependent oxidoreductases, the luciferase-like monooxygenase (LMM) family, some of whose members use coenzyme F420 rather than FMN.): MSKPLKQIHLAAHFPGVNNTTVWSDPEAGSHIEFSSFAHFARTAERAKFDFLFLAEGLRLREQGGEIYDLDVVGRPDTFTVLAALAAVTERLGLTGTINSTFNEPYEVARQFASLDHLSDGRAAWNVVTSWDAFTGENFRRGGFLPQEHRYSRAKEFLATVTELVDSWHGDEILADQATGAFLRDAKAGSFVHTGQHFDIHGQFNVPRSPQGRPVIFQAGDSDEGREFAAAGADAIFSRYATLDGGREFYADVKNRLAKYGRRKDQLLILPAASFVLADTDAEAEDLAKQVRRQQVSGATALKHLEFVWNRDLSGYDPEGPLPDIDPDLGESHIARGRAQVRMYRDPLATAREWRELAAARGWSIRDLVIETGNRQNFVGSPETVARTINEYVQADASDGFILVPHITPTGLDAFADQVVPLLQEQGVFRADYEGTTLRDHLGLAHPDSAGQDQRAAS, from the coding sequence ATGAGCAAGCCGCTGAAGCAGATCCATCTGGCCGCGCACTTCCCCGGCGTCAACAACACCACCGTGTGGAGCGACCCCGAGGCCGGCAGCCACATCGAGTTCTCGTCGTTCGCGCACTTCGCGCGCACCGCCGAACGCGCCAAGTTCGACTTCCTGTTCCTCGCCGAGGGGCTGAGGCTGCGCGAACAGGGCGGCGAGATCTACGATCTGGACGTCGTCGGCCGCCCCGACACCTTCACCGTGCTGGCCGCGCTCGCCGCCGTCACCGAGCGCCTCGGCCTCACCGGCACCATCAACTCCACCTTCAACGAGCCCTACGAGGTGGCCCGGCAGTTCGCCAGCCTCGACCACCTCTCCGACGGCCGCGCCGCCTGGAACGTCGTCACCTCCTGGGACGCCTTCACCGGCGAGAACTTCCGGCGCGGCGGCTTCCTCCCGCAGGAGCACCGGTACTCCCGCGCCAAGGAGTTCCTCGCCACCGTCACCGAACTCGTCGACTCCTGGCACGGCGACGAGATCCTCGCCGACCAGGCCACCGGTGCCTTCCTGCGGGACGCCAAGGCCGGTTCGTTCGTGCACACCGGACAGCACTTCGACATCCACGGGCAGTTCAACGTCCCGCGCTCCCCGCAGGGCCGCCCGGTGATCTTCCAGGCCGGCGACTCCGACGAGGGCCGCGAGTTCGCCGCGGCCGGCGCCGACGCCATCTTCAGCCGGTACGCCACCCTCGACGGAGGGCGGGAGTTCTACGCGGACGTGAAGAACCGGCTCGCCAAGTACGGCCGCAGGAAGGACCAGTTGCTGATCCTGCCCGCCGCCAGCTTCGTGCTCGCCGACACCGACGCCGAGGCGGAGGACCTCGCCAAGCAGGTGCGCAGGCAGCAGGTCAGCGGCGCCACCGCCCTCAAGCACCTGGAGTTCGTCTGGAACCGCGACCTGTCCGGCTACGACCCGGAGGGACCGCTGCCCGACATCGACCCGGACCTGGGGGAGAGCCACATCGCGCGCGGCCGGGCCCAGGTGCGCATGTACCGGGACCCGCTGGCCACCGCCCGCGAATGGCGCGAACTGGCCGCCGCCCGGGGCTGGTCGATCCGCGACCTGGTCATCGAGACCGGCAACCGGCAGAACTTCGTGGGCTCACCCGAGACCGTCGCCCGCACCATCAACGAGTACGTCCAGGCCGACGCGAGCGACGGCTTCATCCTCGTCCCGCACATCACCCCGACCGGCCTCGACGCCTTCGCCGACCAGGTCGTCCCACTCCTCCAGGAACAGGGCGTCTTCCGCGCCGACTACGAGGGCACCACCCTCCGCGACCACCTGGGCCTCGCCCACCCCGACAGCGCGGGACAGGACCAGCGCGCGGCCTCCTGA
- the absR1 gene encoding beta-glucuronidase AbsR1, translating to MTGRYCSLAQQSVPAFAPGLTAERRGALIGGSRMWVNGTVLHYCFFDGDNDASAIPVPGTGSVRRVSWVGAKEQREVVRDCFREWGDLGIGVTFVEVGDRSEAELRIGFQLGDGSWSAVGKDALQVGVHERTMNLGWDVTVPGGRGIVLHEIGHALGMLHEHQSPFAGIHWDDEAVYAELAGPPNYWGRERTFANILSKLDPDEANGSVWDSQSIMEYPFPAGLILEPEQLRAGLHPPGTLSPADKEFALRWYPSAAAGRLPDLVPFRSVPLGLGPGEQADFVVEPPETRDFTVGTFGASDGVLVVFEERDGEARYLVGHDDGGSRHNATISARLVKGRRYYVRVRLYSAWGPGETAVMCW from the coding sequence ATGACCGGACGCTACTGCTCTCTCGCGCAGCAGTCGGTCCCCGCGTTCGCGCCGGGGCTGACCGCTGAGCGGCGCGGTGCGCTCATCGGCGGGAGCCGGATGTGGGTCAACGGCACCGTGCTGCACTACTGCTTCTTCGACGGCGACAACGACGCGTCGGCCATCCCCGTACCGGGGACCGGCTCGGTGCGGCGGGTGTCGTGGGTGGGGGCGAAGGAGCAGCGGGAGGTGGTGCGCGACTGCTTCCGTGAGTGGGGGGACCTCGGCATCGGCGTCACGTTCGTCGAGGTCGGGGACCGCTCGGAGGCGGAGCTGCGCATCGGTTTCCAGCTCGGTGACGGTTCCTGGTCGGCGGTCGGCAAGGACGCCCTCCAGGTGGGGGTGCACGAGCGCACGATGAATCTCGGGTGGGACGTGACCGTGCCTGGGGGGCGCGGGATCGTCCTGCACGAGATCGGACACGCGCTCGGCATGCTGCACGAGCACCAGAGTCCGTTCGCCGGCATCCACTGGGACGACGAGGCCGTCTACGCCGAACTGGCAGGTCCGCCGAACTACTGGGGCCGGGAGCGGACGTTCGCGAACATCCTGAGCAAGCTGGACCCGGACGAGGCCAACGGCTCCGTCTGGGACTCGCAGTCGATCATGGAGTATCCGTTTCCCGCGGGGTTGATCCTTGAGCCGGAGCAGTTGCGGGCGGGGCTCCACCCGCCCGGGACGCTCTCTCCGGCCGACAAGGAGTTCGCCCTGCGCTGGTATCCGTCGGCCGCCGCGGGGCGGCTGCCGGATCTGGTGCCCTTCCGGTCGGTGCCGCTCGGCCTCGGCCCCGGGGAGCAGGCGGACTTCGTGGTCGAGCCGCCGGAGACGCGCGATTTCACGGTGGGCACGTTCGGGGCGAGCGACGGTGTGCTGGTGGTCTTCGAGGAACGGGACGGGGAAGCTCGTTACCTCGTGGGCCATGACGACGGGGGAAGCCGGCACAACGCGACGATCAGCGCCCGGCTCGTCAAGGGCCGCCGCTACTACGTCCGCGTCCGTCTGTACTCCGCGTGGGGTCCGGGGGAGACCGCGGTGATGTGCTGGTAA